In one Cupriavidus taiwanensis genomic region, the following are encoded:
- a CDS encoding response regulator yields the protein MRLLIVEDDPMLGDGLRRGLQLLDYAVDWFRNGTDADHALGLAHYDAVVLDLGLPGADGMTLLARWRARGSRIPVIVLTARDAVDSRIGGLDAGADDYLVKPVALDELAARLRAVTRRAAGMSAPVWRHGALTFHPAARQAYWQGKPVELTSREAMLLELLLAHPNRLLTREVLRDKLYDWQGGIESNALEVHIHHLRRKIHPKIVRTFRGAGYTLGAAEDCA from the coding sequence ATGAGACTCCTGATCGTTGAAGACGACCCGATGCTGGGTGATGGCCTGCGGCGCGGCCTGCAACTGCTCGACTACGCGGTCGACTGGTTCCGCAACGGCACTGACGCCGACCACGCCCTCGGCCTGGCCCACTACGATGCCGTGGTGCTGGACCTGGGCCTGCCCGGCGCCGACGGCATGACACTGCTGGCGCGCTGGCGCGCGCGCGGCAGCCGCATCCCGGTGATCGTGCTGACCGCGCGCGATGCCGTCGACAGCCGCATCGGCGGCCTCGATGCCGGTGCCGACGACTACCTGGTCAAGCCGGTCGCGCTCGACGAGCTGGCGGCTCGGCTGCGCGCGGTCACGCGCCGCGCGGCGGGCATGTCCGCGCCGGTGTGGCGGCACGGCGCGCTGACCTTCCACCCGGCCGCGCGCCAGGCGTACTGGCAGGGCAAGCCGGTCGAGCTGACGAGCCGCGAAGCCATGCTGCTGGAACTGCTGCTGGCGCATCCCAACCGTCTGCTGACGCGCGAGGTGCTGCGCGACAAGCTCTATGACTGGCAGGGCGGAATCGAGAGCAACGCGCTCGAAGTCCATATCCACCACCTGCGCCGCAAGATCCATCCGAAGATCGTGCGCACTTTTCGCGGCGCCGGCTACACGCTGGGCGCGGCCGAGGACTGCGCATGA
- a CDS encoding ATP-binding protein, with the protein MTLQRRLVLAVLVAAPVVWLLTLGMTYVRARHEINELYDTDMVRMALQMQSVVPLVDIRAGMSRARAPRLDQGDLGDQGDAGLGDLAIAAWLPDGKPLHIDPDGDRLPRAEGVKGFTDVTLERQRWRLYYLDDPDTGWRVCVGQQLGERDELILSYIAAQVLPWAVGLPLLIGLLIGFMRRAMAPVRTLSADIEARAADDRRPLSLDAVPGELVPLVHAMNRLLARVSDSIEHERRLTADAAHEMRTPLAALKAQWEIAERSPDRDERALARANVAAGIDRIGRLVSQLLTLSRLEDAAGLPSRQPVNWVPVAQQALSDCLALAQQKQVDVELAWPPSGQAPLPVAGDPALLSLLLRNLLDNAIRYSPPGALVLVEFRPDSITVRDQGPGVAPELLARLGDRFFRGGQGQREQGHGLGISIAQRVARLHGLHMAFANRTDGAGTGLAVRLAHGG; encoded by the coding sequence ATGACGCTGCAGCGCAGGCTGGTGCTGGCGGTGCTGGTGGCCGCGCCGGTGGTATGGCTGTTGACGCTGGGCATGACCTACGTGCGCGCCCGGCACGAGATCAACGAACTCTACGACACCGACATGGTGCGCATGGCGCTGCAGATGCAGTCGGTGGTGCCGCTGGTCGACATCCGCGCCGGCATGTCGCGTGCGCGCGCGCCGCGGCTCGACCAGGGCGATTTGGGCGATCAGGGCGATGCCGGCCTGGGCGACCTCGCCATCGCTGCGTGGCTGCCCGACGGCAAGCCGCTGCATATCGATCCCGACGGCGACAGGCTGCCGCGCGCCGAAGGCGTCAAGGGCTTTACCGACGTCACGCTCGAGCGCCAGCGCTGGCGGCTCTATTACCTTGACGATCCCGATACCGGCTGGCGCGTGTGCGTGGGCCAGCAACTGGGCGAGCGCGATGAGCTGATCCTGTCCTACATCGCCGCGCAGGTGCTGCCGTGGGCGGTCGGCCTGCCGCTGCTGATCGGCCTGCTGATCGGCTTCATGCGGCGCGCCATGGCGCCGGTGCGCACGTTGTCAGCGGATATCGAAGCGCGCGCCGCGGACGATCGCCGTCCGCTCAGCCTGGATGCCGTGCCCGGCGAACTGGTGCCGCTGGTGCACGCGATGAACCGGCTGCTGGCGCGCGTGTCCGATTCGATCGAGCACGAGCGGCGCCTGACCGCCGATGCCGCGCACGAGATGCGCACGCCGCTGGCCGCGCTCAAGGCCCAATGGGAAATCGCCGAACGCTCGCCCGACCGCGACGAACGCGCGCTGGCGCGGGCCAATGTCGCCGCCGGCATCGACCGCATCGGCCGGCTGGTGTCGCAGCTGCTGACGCTGAGCCGGCTCGAGGATGCCGCCGGGCTGCCGTCGCGCCAGCCGGTCAACTGGGTGCCGGTGGCGCAGCAGGCGCTGTCCGACTGCCTGGCGCTGGCGCAGCAGAAGCAGGTCGACGTGGAACTGGCCTGGCCGCCGTCGGGCCAGGCGCCGTTGCCGGTGGCGGGCGACCCCGCGCTGCTGTCGCTGCTGCTGCGCAACCTGCTCGACAACGCGATCCGCTACAGCCCGCCGGGCGCGCTGGTGCTGGTCGAGTTCCGGCCCGACAGCATCACCGTGCGCGACCAGGGCCCCGGGGTCGCGCCGGAACTGCTGGCGCGCCTGGGCGACCGCTTCTTCCGCGGCGGCCAGGGGCAGCGCGAGCAGGGCCACGGCCTGGGCATTTCCATCGCGCAACGCGTGGCGCGGCTGCACGGACTGCACATGGCGTTCGCCAACCGCACCGATGGCGCCGGCACCGGGCTGGCGGTGCGGCTCGCGCACGGCGGCTGA
- a CDS encoding Tex family protein, with the protein MSNLPASVSQKIVALIAAELSVQPRQVAAAVALLDEGATVPFIARYRKEVTGNLDDTQLRNLEERLLYLRDMEDRRAAILASIEEQGKLTPELQAAIEAAQTKQALEDLYLPYKPKRRTRAQIARECGLEPLALALLADPTLDPQAEAAKYVNGNPTADGGVPDLKAALDGARDILSEQFGETAELLGKLREHLWNHGVVASSVMEGKETAEEEKFRDYYNYSETLRTVPSHRALALFRGRNAGVLMVKLGLGEEQDALVPHPCEGMIARHVGIQQLGRPADKWLGDVCRWCWRVKVQPHLETELLTQLRETAEGEAIKVFGRNLHELLLAAPAGPKAVMGIDPGIRTGCKVAVVDSTGKLLETATIYPHEPRRDWNGSLAALARLARQHNVALVSIGNGTASRETDKLVQDLMKQMPELRLTKIVVSEAGASVYSASELAAKEFPDLDVSLRGAVSIARRLQDPLAELVKIDPKSIGVGQYQHDVNQRELARALDAVVEDCVNAVGVDVNTASAPLLARVSGLNSVLARNIVEFRDANGAFANRNALKQVPRLGDKTFEQAAGFLRINDGDNPLDRSSVHPEAYPVVQRILDHVKKGLCDVMGNREALRGLSPEKFTDESFGLPTVRDILSELEKPGRDPRPEFKTATFQEGVEDVKDLQPGMVLEGVVTNVAAFGAFVDIGVHQDGLVHISALSNKFVKDAHEVVKAGQIVKVKVMEVDVKRNRIGLSMRLDDEPGQAAARAGGGERGGQRNGGGKGFGGGRREPEPAGAMAAAFAKLKR; encoded by the coding sequence ATGTCCAACCTGCCCGCATCCGTCTCGCAAAAGATCGTCGCGCTTATCGCGGCCGAACTGTCCGTGCAGCCCCGCCAGGTGGCCGCGGCCGTAGCGCTGCTCGATGAAGGCGCCACCGTTCCCTTCATCGCCCGCTACCGCAAGGAAGTGACCGGCAACCTCGACGACACGCAGCTGCGCAACCTGGAAGAGCGCCTGCTGTACCTGCGCGACATGGAAGACCGCCGCGCCGCGATCCTGGCGTCGATCGAGGAGCAAGGCAAGCTCACGCCCGAGCTGCAGGCCGCGATCGAAGCCGCACAGACCAAGCAGGCGCTGGAAGACCTCTACCTGCCCTACAAGCCCAAGCGCCGAACCCGCGCCCAGATCGCGCGCGAATGCGGGCTGGAGCCGCTGGCGCTGGCCTTGCTGGCCGACCCCACGCTCGACCCGCAGGCCGAAGCGGCGAAGTACGTCAACGGCAACCCCACCGCCGACGGCGGCGTGCCTGACCTCAAGGCGGCGCTGGATGGCGCGCGCGACATCCTGTCGGAGCAGTTCGGCGAAACCGCCGAACTGCTGGGCAAGCTGCGCGAGCACCTGTGGAACCACGGCGTGGTCGCCTCGTCGGTGATGGAAGGCAAGGAAACCGCGGAGGAAGAGAAGTTCCGCGACTACTACAACTACAGCGAGACCCTGCGCACGGTGCCGTCGCATCGCGCGCTGGCGCTGTTCCGCGGCCGCAATGCCGGCGTGCTGATGGTCAAGCTCGGCCTGGGCGAAGAGCAGGACGCACTGGTGCCGCACCCGTGCGAAGGCATGATCGCGCGCCATGTCGGCATCCAGCAGCTGGGCCGCCCCGCCGACAAGTGGCTCGGCGACGTGTGCCGCTGGTGCTGGCGCGTCAAGGTGCAGCCGCACCTGGAGACCGAGCTGCTGACGCAGCTGCGCGAGACCGCCGAGGGCGAGGCCATCAAGGTGTTCGGCCGCAACCTGCACGAGCTGCTGCTGGCGGCTCCGGCCGGCCCCAAGGCGGTGATGGGCATCGATCCGGGCATCCGCACCGGCTGCAAGGTGGCGGTGGTGGACAGCACCGGCAAGCTGCTGGAGACCGCCACCATCTATCCGCACGAGCCGCGCCGCGACTGGAACGGCTCGCTCGCCGCGCTGGCACGCCTGGCCAGGCAGCACAACGTGGCGCTGGTCTCGATCGGCAACGGCACCGCCAGCCGCGAGACCGACAAGCTGGTGCAGGACCTGATGAAGCAGATGCCCGAGCTCAGGCTGACCAAGATCGTGGTCAGCGAAGCCGGCGCCTCGGTGTACTCGGCGTCCGAGCTGGCCGCCAAGGAATTCCCGGACCTGGATGTGTCGCTGCGCGGGGCGGTGTCGATCGCGCGCCGGCTGCAGGATCCGCTCGCAGAGCTGGTCAAGATCGATCCCAAGTCGATCGGCGTGGGCCAGTACCAGCACGACGTCAACCAGCGCGAGCTGGCGCGCGCGCTCGACGCGGTGGTCGAGGACTGCGTCAACGCCGTGGGCGTCGACGTCAACACCGCCTCGGCGCCGCTGCTGGCGCGCGTGTCGGGCCTGAATTCGGTGCTGGCGCGCAATATCGTCGAGTTCCGCGACGCCAACGGCGCCTTCGCCAACCGCAATGCGCTGAAGCAGGTGCCGCGCCTGGGCGACAAGACCTTCGAGCAGGCCGCCGGCTTCCTGCGCATCAACGACGGCGACAATCCGCTCGACCGCTCGTCGGTGCACCCGGAAGCGTATCCGGTGGTGCAGCGCATCCTCGACCACGTCAAGAAGGGCCTGTGCGATGTGATGGGCAACCGCGAGGCGCTGCGCGGCCTCTCGCCCGAGAAATTCACCGACGAATCGTTCGGCCTGCCCACCGTGCGCGACATCCTGTCCGAACTGGAGAAGCCGGGCCGCGACCCCCGCCCCGAGTTCAAGACCGCGACCTTCCAGGAAGGCGTGGAGGACGTCAAGGACCTGCAGCCCGGCATGGTGCTCGAAGGCGTGGTCACCAACGTGGCCGCGTTCGGCGCGTTTGTCGATATCGGCGTGCACCAGGACGGCCTGGTGCATATCTCGGCGCTGTCGAACAAGTTCGTCAAGGACGCGCATGAAGTGGTCAAGGCCGGCCAGATCGTCAAGGTCAAGGTGATGGAGGTCGACGTCAAGCGCAACCGCATCGGCCTGTCGATGCGGCTGGACGACGAGCCCGGCCAGGCCGCGGCGCGCGCGGGTGGCGGCGAGCGCGGCGGCCAGCGCAATGGCGGCGGCAAGGGCTTCGGCGGCGGGCGCCGCGAGCCGGAGCCGGCCGGCGCCATGGCCGCCGCCTTCGCCAAGCTCAAGCGCTGA
- a CDS encoding DUF465 domain-containing protein, with protein MDSNLNTLERRIMELQIEHRDLDFLIDRLAGDVVHDELQLRRLKKRRLKLKDAITLLQLQLEPDVPA; from the coding sequence ATGGACAGCAACCTCAATACCCTGGAACGGCGCATCATGGAGTTGCAGATCGAGCACCGCGATCTCGATTTCCTGATCGACCGGCTGGCCGGCGATGTGGTCCATGACGAATTGCAGCTGCGCCGGCTGAAGAAGCGCCGGCTCAAGCTGAAGGACGCCATCACGCTGCTGCAGCTTCAGCTCGAACCCGACGTGCCGGCCTGA